A DNA window from Actinokineospora baliensis contains the following coding sequences:
- a CDS encoding acyl-CoA thioesterase, translated as MTALVDVERVDESWRSWTGAHGGLLAGIALEHAGRRVPGLPARALHASFLAAVRSDEVRVSADLIKAGRSSSTVTARLEAGDKLALLATGTFGGGDSGPKSPALALQGIPDVEDLEPFTLPPGLVPFAQHIEFRPVGGVPLSGGDSPVLTSWVRLINPPARPESAATVLLDVLAPALYATRTTPVPIPTVELAVHFTEAAHTFNAGEWAFARIHTEHANAGWCVDGSEVWDRNGDLVATGRQTRRILEG; from the coding sequence ATGACCGCGCTGGTCGACGTCGAGCGCGTGGACGAGAGTTGGCGCTCGTGGACCGGGGCCCACGGCGGCCTGCTGGCGGGCATCGCCCTCGAACACGCCGGTAGGCGCGTCCCGGGACTCCCGGCGCGGGCGCTGCACGCGTCCTTCCTCGCCGCCGTCCGGTCCGACGAGGTGCGCGTATCGGCCGACCTGATCAAGGCGGGCCGCAGCAGCTCCACCGTCACCGCGCGCCTAGAGGCGGGGGACAAGCTTGCCTTGCTCGCCACCGGAACCTTCGGCGGCGGGGATAGCGGCCCTAAGAGCCCAGCCCTGGCCCTTCAAGGCATCCCTGATGTCGAGGACCTGGAGCCGTTCACGCTGCCGCCGGGGTTGGTGCCCTTCGCGCAGCACATCGAGTTCCGGCCTGTAGGCGGCGTTCCGCTAAGCGGCGGTGATAGCCCAGTCCTGACCTCTTGGGTCCGCCTGATCAATCCGCCCGCGCGGCCAGAGTCGGCGGCAACGGTGTTGTTGGACGTGCTGGCGCCAGCCCTCTATGCGACGCGCACTACCCCGGTACCCATCCCCACCGTGGAACTGGCCGTGCACTTCACCGAGGCGGCGCACACCTTCAACGCGGGTGAGTGGGCCTTCGCGCGCATCCACACCGAGCACGCGAACGCGGGCTGGTGCGTTGACGGCAGCGAGGTGTGGGACCGCAACGGCGACCTCGTCGCCACCGGCAGGCAGACCCGCCGCATCCTCGAAGGCTGA
- a CDS encoding cell division protein PerM → MPDTDLLEAEETDRVVITRSLRGRVLAVAAVGPVLTGYAAVAAVLALVTAIAARALFTTPGVLAAAVPGWLAAYQVPVRIEGHELGALPLLPTLLVLVLVWRTAAAAAERLDVETPREAGQVVGAVVGAHAVVGLTLALLCSGGTVTIDPLAGLYYPALLSGIAAVAGVIPRAGVLHVLSERMDAVALRGLRAGLLAVAALLATGAVVLTLALALSFSTVKGLFAIEGLGGGVGMLLLSLGYLPNAVIAATGFAAGPGFSLGTVVVSPMDFSGGVVPPLPLLGALPEHGQPWWLVLFALPGAVGTLVGWVLREVDESPRMRLRAVAVASVVVAMVFAVLGGAAGGALGGGPFNPLDLRAAWLSLALVAWVAVPGGLIAWTAGPQPEPEPEPDPEPDDETDETEEDPDEVEEPEDPVDEAVADEAEPEDEHEGGDTAKPGS, encoded by the coding sequence ATGCCGGACACCGACCTGTTGGAGGCCGAGGAGACCGACCGGGTCGTGATCACCCGGTCGCTGCGCGGGCGGGTGCTCGCTGTCGCCGCTGTTGGGCCGGTGCTCACCGGGTACGCGGCTGTGGCGGCGGTGTTGGCGCTGGTCACGGCGATCGCGGCGCGGGCGTTGTTCACCACGCCCGGTGTTCTGGCCGCGGCGGTGCCGGGCTGGCTAGCGGCTTACCAGGTGCCGGTGCGGATCGAGGGCCATGAACTCGGTGCTCTGCCCCTGTTGCCGACGCTGCTGGTGTTGGTGCTGGTGTGGCGGACGGCGGCTGCGGCAGCGGAACGGTTGGACGTGGAGACGCCGCGGGAGGCTGGGCAGGTGGTGGGTGCCGTTGTCGGCGCGCATGCCGTGGTGGGCCTAACGCTGGCGTTGTTGTGTTCGGGTGGAACGGTCACGATCGACCCCTTGGCGGGGTTGTACTACCCGGCTCTCCTGTCCGGTATCGCCGCCGTAGCCGGGGTGATTCCGCGCGCTGGGGTATTGCACGTGTTGTCCGAGCGGATGGACGCGGTAGCGCTAAGAGGCCTGCGAGCCGGTCTGCTCGCGGTGGCGGCACTGCTTGCCACGGGCGCGGTTGTGCTGACCCTGGCGTTGGCCCTGTCGTTCTCGACCGTGAAGGGCCTCTTCGCCATAGAGGGCCTCGGCGGCGGTGTCGGCATGTTGTTGCTGTCGCTGGGATATCTGCCTAACGCGGTGATCGCGGCCACGGGGTTCGCAGCGGGCCCAGGCTTCTCCTTGGGGACGGTTGTGGTGTCCCCTATGGACTTCTCCGGTGGCGTAGTGCCGCCGCTGCCGCTTCTAGGCGCCTTGCCGGAGCATGGTCAACCGTGGTGGTTGGTGCTGTTCGCGTTGCCCGGCGCTGTCGGGACGCTGGTGGGCTGGGTACTGCGCGAGGTCGACGAGTCACCCCGGATGCGGTTGCGCGCGGTGGCGGTGGCCTCCGTTGTGGTGGCGATGGTGTTCGCGGTGCTGGGTGGGGCGGCGGGCGGAGCGCTGGGCGGTGGCCCCTTCAACCCGTTGGACCTGCGGGCGGCGTGGTTGTCGTTGGCGCTGGTGGCCTGGGTCGCGGTCCCCGGCGGCCTGATCGCCTGGACTGCGGGACCGCAGCCCGAACCGGAACCAGAGCCTGATCCCGAGCCGGACGACGAGACCGACGAGACCGAAGAAGACCCCGACGAGGTCGAGGAACCAGAAGACCCGGTGGACGAGGCGGTCGCGGACGAGGCCGAGCCGGAGGACGAGCACGAGGGCGGGGACACAGCCAAGCCCGGGTCCTGA
- a CDS encoding DUF5336 domain-containing protein, whose translation MTYPGAPGGYPGPGQPQQPPQPQPGFGPPPVASGSRFTLAQTLHLVVLGLGALNLFLGFAPLAASISFYEGGFGWVPGLLFAGGLLALPAVLAGDKKVGVHSVALVLGATLAFLFSVFASDGELKAGGIMVLIFGLLQSGGAIAAFLFEAGILKPPAPAQHHGHFGQPGGYNPPSGQFQQPYGQPPVQQPQPGAQTTFAPQQGQFGQPPHAPGTPPGGYPQQG comes from the coding sequence ATGACCTACCCAGGTGCGCCGGGCGGATACCCGGGGCCGGGACAACCGCAGCAGCCACCGCAGCCCCAGCCGGGGTTCGGCCCGCCGCCGGTGGCCTCGGGCAGCAGGTTCACCCTGGCGCAGACGCTGCACTTGGTCGTGCTCGGTCTCGGCGCGCTGAACCTGTTCCTCGGGTTCGCCCCGCTCGCGGCGTCGATCAGCTTCTACGAGGGCGGCTTCGGCTGGGTGCCCGGTCTGCTGTTCGCCGGTGGCCTGCTCGCGCTGCCCGCGGTGCTCGCCGGTGACAAGAAGGTCGGCGTGCACTCGGTCGCCCTGGTGCTCGGCGCGACGCTGGCGTTCCTGTTCAGCGTGTTCGCCAGCGACGGCGAGCTCAAGGCTGGCGGCATCATGGTGCTGATCTTCGGCTTGCTGCAGTCCGGTGGCGCCATCGCCGCGTTCCTGTTCGAGGCGGGCATCCTCAAGCCGCCCGCGCCCGCGCAGCACCACGGCCACTTCGGACAGCCGGGCGGCTACAACCCGCCGTCCGGGCAGTTCCAGCAGCCCTACGGCCAGCCGCCGGTGCAGCAGCCGCAGCCGGGCGCGCAGACCACCTTCGCCCCGCAGCAGGGCCAGTTCGGCCAGCCCCCGCACGCCCCCGGCACGCCGCCGGGTGGGTACCCGCAGCAGGGCTGA
- the sucD gene encoding succinate--CoA ligase subunit alpha, which translates to MAIFLTENSKVIVQGITGSEGTKHTARMLKSGTNIVGGVNPRKAGTKVEIEGQSLPVFATVAEAIAETGADVSVIFVPPKFAKDAVIEAIDAEIGLAVVITEGIPVHDSAYFWAHAVATGHKTRIIGPNCPGLISPGKSNAGIIPADITGPGKIGLVSKSGTLTYQMMYELRDIGFSSAVGIGGDPIIGTTHIDALAAFEADPETELIVMIGEIGGDAEERAAAYIKENVTKPVVGYVAGFTAPEGKTMGHAGAIVSGSAGTAQAKKEALEAAGVKVGKTPSETAALARELFTARG; encoded by the coding sequence ATGGCTATCTTCCTGACCGAGAACAGCAAGGTCATCGTCCAGGGCATCACCGGCTCCGAGGGCACCAAGCACACCGCGCGGATGCTCAAGTCGGGCACGAACATCGTCGGCGGGGTGAACCCGCGCAAGGCGGGCACCAAGGTCGAGATCGAGGGCCAGTCGCTGCCGGTGTTCGCCACCGTCGCCGAGGCCATCGCCGAGACCGGCGCGGACGTGTCGGTCATCTTCGTGCCGCCGAAGTTCGCCAAGGACGCCGTCATCGAGGCGATCGACGCCGAGATCGGCCTCGCGGTCGTCATCACCGAGGGCATCCCGGTGCACGACTCCGCCTACTTCTGGGCGCACGCGGTCGCCACCGGGCACAAGACCCGGATCATCGGCCCGAACTGCCCCGGCCTGATCTCCCCCGGGAAGTCCAACGCGGGCATCATCCCGGCCGACATCACCGGCCCCGGCAAGATCGGCCTGGTGTCCAAGTCGGGCACGCTGACCTACCAGATGATGTACGAGCTGCGCGACATCGGCTTCTCGTCCGCGGTCGGCATCGGCGGTGACCCGATCATCGGCACCACGCACATCGACGCGCTCGCCGCGTTCGAGGCCGACCCCGAGACCGAGCTGATCGTGATGATCGGCGAGATCGGCGGCGACGCCGAGGAGCGGGCCGCGGCCTACATCAAGGAGAACGTGACCAAGCCGGTCGTCGGCTACGTCGCGGGCTTCACCGCCCCCGAGGGCAAGACGATGGGCCACGCGGGCGCGATCGTGTCCGGCTCGGCCGGTACCGCGCAGGCGAAGAAGGAGGCCCTCGAGGCCGCAGGCGTCAAGGTCGGCAAGACGCCGTCGGAGACCGCCGCGCTGGCGCGGGAGCTGTTCACCGCGCGCGGCTAG
- the purH gene encoding bifunctional phosphoribosylaminoimidazolecarboxamide formyltransferase/IMP cyclohydrolase, whose protein sequence is MSVTEAAQRRRIRRALIGVSDKSGLLELATGLHAAGVEIVSTGGTAKTIADAGVPVTPVEEVTGFPESLGGRVKTLHPRVHAGLLADMRDPAHVAQLDQLEIAPFDLLVVNLYPFVKTVSSGASPEECVEQIDIGGPAMVRAAAKNHASVAVVVDPARYSWLLEQVAAGGFTLADRQSLAAAAYRHTASYDVAVASWIGNVLAPDDEGSGFPGWVGATWERKNVLRYGENPHQSAALYVQGDGSSGLATATQLHGKDMSYNNYVDADAAWRAAHDHASACVAIIKHANPCGIAVSDVDIAQAHRNAHACDPTSAFGGVIAANREVSVAMAEQVAEIFTEVVVAPAYADGAVEVLTRKKNIRILLAEPPRRSGAELRPVSGGLLLQTIDTLDAEGDDPAKWTLATGAAVDDATLADLAFAWRACRAVKSNAILIAKDGATVGAGMGQVNRVDAARLAVSRAGDRTVGAVAASDAFFPFPDGLEVLVAAGVRAIVQPGGSVRDAEVIAAAEAAGVSLYLTGTRHFAH, encoded by the coding sequence GTGAGCGTTACCGAGGCGGCCCAGCGGCGGCGGATCCGCCGCGCGCTGATCGGCGTGTCGGACAAGAGCGGCCTGCTGGAGCTGGCGACCGGCCTGCACGCGGCCGGGGTGGAGATCGTGTCCACCGGCGGCACCGCGAAGACCATCGCCGACGCCGGGGTCCCGGTGACGCCGGTGGAGGAGGTGACCGGGTTCCCCGAGTCGCTGGGCGGCCGGGTCAAGACGCTGCACCCGAGGGTGCACGCCGGGCTGCTGGCCGACATGCGCGACCCGGCGCACGTGGCGCAGCTCGACCAGCTGGAGATCGCCCCGTTCGACCTGCTGGTGGTGAACCTGTACCCGTTCGTCAAGACGGTGTCCTCGGGTGCCTCGCCGGAGGAGTGCGTCGAGCAGATCGATATCGGCGGTCCGGCGATGGTGCGCGCGGCGGCGAAGAACCACGCCAGCGTGGCCGTTGTCGTCGACCCCGCGAGGTACTCGTGGCTGTTGGAGCAGGTCGCGGCTGGCGGCTTCACCTTGGCCGACAGGCAGTCCTTGGCCGCTGCGGCCTATAGGCACACCGCGTCCTACGACGTCGCTGTGGCGTCGTGGATCGGCAACGTCCTCGCCCCCGATGACGAGGGGTCGGGCTTCCCGGGCTGGGTCGGCGCCACCTGGGAGCGGAAGAACGTCTTGCGCTACGGCGAGAACCCGCACCAGAGCGCGGCTCTATACGTGCAAGGGGACGGGTCGTCCGGGCTGGCCACTGCGACCCAGCTGCACGGCAAAGACATGTCGTACAACAACTACGTCGACGCGGACGCCGCTTGGCGGGCCGCGCACGACCACGCGTCGGCGTGCGTGGCGATCATCAAACACGCCAACCCGTGCGGTATCGCGGTGTCCGACGTGGACATCGCGCAGGCGCACCGCAACGCGCACGCCTGCGACCCGACCAGCGCGTTCGGCGGCGTGATCGCGGCCAACCGCGAGGTCAGCGTGGCCATGGCCGAGCAGGTGGCGGAGATCTTCACCGAGGTCGTCGTCGCCCCCGCCTACGCCGACGGCGCGGTGGAGGTGCTGACCCGCAAGAAGAACATCCGGATCCTGCTCGCCGAGCCGCCGCGCCGGTCGGGTGCCGAGCTGCGGCCGGTGTCGGGCGGGCTGCTCCTGCAGACCATCGACACCCTCGACGCCGAGGGCGACGACCCGGCCAAGTGGACGCTGGCGACCGGTGCGGCGGTGGACGACGCCACCCTCGCCGACCTGGCCTTCGCCTGGCGGGCCTGCCGCGCGGTGAAGTCGAACGCGATCCTGATCGCCAAGGACGGCGCCACCGTCGGCGCGGGCATGGGGCAGGTCAACCGGGTGGACGCCGCTCGGCTCGCGGTGTCGCGCGCCGGGGACCGCACGGTCGGCGCGGTCGCCGCGTCGGACGCGTTCTTCCCGTTCCCGGACGGTCTTGAGGTCCTCGTGGCGGCCGGGGTGCGCGCGATCGTGCAGCCCGGTGGTTCGGTTCGCGACGCCGAGGTCATCGCGGCCGCCGAGGCAGCCGGGGTGTCGCTGTACCTGACCGGTACCCGGCACTTCGCGCACTGA
- the purN gene encoding phosphoribosylglycinamide formyltransferase, whose protein sequence is MSAQYPPASPARVVVLVSGSGTLLQALLDAAASPDYPAEVVAVGADRTGIEGLARAERAGVPTFSVRLRDHADRAAWDAALTEAVAAHRPDLVVSAGFMKIVGAGFVARFGGRTINTHPALLPAFPGAHPVRDALEHGVLVTGATVHLVDSGVDSGPILGQAPVLVEPGDDEAGLHERVKVVERRLLVDVVAGMAAEGYTVDGRKVSIP, encoded by the coding sequence TTGAGCGCTCAGTACCCGCCCGCTTCCCCAGCCAGGGTCGTCGTCCTGGTCTCCGGGTCCGGCACCCTGCTGCAGGCCCTGCTCGACGCGGCCGCGTCGCCGGACTACCCGGCCGAGGTGGTGGCCGTCGGCGCCGACCGGACCGGGATCGAGGGCCTGGCCAGGGCCGAACGCGCGGGGGTGCCGACCTTCTCGGTGCGCCTGCGCGACCACGCCGACCGCGCGGCCTGGGACGCGGCGCTGACCGAGGCGGTCGCGGCGCACCGGCCGGACCTGGTGGTCTCGGCCGGGTTCATGAAGATCGTCGGCGCCGGGTTCGTGGCCCGCTTCGGCGGCCGGACGATCAACACGCACCCCGCGCTGCTGCCCGCCTTCCCCGGCGCGCACCCGGTGCGCGACGCCCTCGAGCACGGCGTCCTGGTCACCGGGGCCACCGTGCACCTGGTCGACTCGGGCGTGGACTCCGGGCCGATCCTGGGCCAGGCGCCGGTGCTGGTCGAGCCGGGCGACGACGAGGCGGGGCTGCACGAGCGCGTCAAGGTGGTGGAGCGGCGGCTGCTGGTGGACGTGGTCGCCGGGATGGCCGCCGAGGGCTACACCGTGGACGGACGAAAGGTGAGCATCCCGTGA